The Candidatus Cloacimonadota bacterium sequence CAAGAAATCGTAGAAAAACTTGAAGAGGGAAATATTGATATGGATGAATCTATTCAATTGTATGAAGAGGGGATAGGACTTGCAAATTCTTGCTCGAAAAAATTGGAAAAAATTGAGAATAAAATTAGTTTGTTGCAAGAATCACAGAAAAAGACA is a genomic window containing:
- a CDS encoding exodeoxyribonuclease VII small subunit, producing MPKTIKFEDSIKRLQEIVEKLEEGNIDMDESIQLYEEGIGLANSCSKKLEKIENKISLLQESQKKTSIKKSDR